From the Fulvia fulva chromosome 2, complete sequence genome, one window contains:
- a CDS encoding Mitogen-activated protein kinase adapter protein, which yields MATFNNESKRWLQRVSHRASHIPYISTVTGGASTSTSTGSLPQRKSGGSTGTSSSHLNLTLLHDKRHSSYLASPTETEFAATPIDPSFGDRIERPAPARAAPELPPVSDRKRSRSDTVTRAEVKSTMDKYARQAGDSTYDSDAEADDEFERSVFSSPIIAGHFHDDQSDHPSDSEDAQSIDGEDTPTTQGWADRDGRSPTGKITQWTEEEAADYIASLSPAFKQYGATFVDEGVNGEALIALHHDELRELGIASVGHRLTILKAVYEQKMRAGVKIEEGDYVPLSAEGEKGDLTATQDDISRIIESIRLRDQRIIAAEAELRAMKQDLDRIADENKKLREETLPIMRLVKDQRTPLPDPAGGTIPSPREENMNLKPESVQSKGSSLSRKFSTKKLFLKNTDNTKQPSPTQSHTPQPREVRDDGGAHLEASAAAMAASSHLTASMTSQASPNSVHGQQISPTSPAYTVQPPGSAGHPSGTAASRSFPRDGTSSRQERHYGHTDDTGTGYSTNSHYSQASTVVADQSSARLREQDRARRQAPTPSPREDEHPGTSRDRDNPQVEIFKSFRVSIDDPCRVVLPVALKRYNITDDWRQYALYIVHGDQERCLGLEEKPLLLFKQLDKEGRKPMFMLRRHASPQEGWSGTSTAAVPNQEAAKQPVPGGVL from the exons ATGGCCACTTTCAACAATGAATCCAAGCGATGGCTGCAGCGCGTCTCTCACCGCGCAAGTCACATTCCCTACATATCCACTGTAACAGGCGGCGCCAGCACATCGACGTCGACAGGTAGCCTGCCGCAGCGAAAGTCGGGCGGCAGTACAGGCACAAGCAGCAGCCATCTGAATCTGACGCTGTTACACGACAAGAGGCACTCGTCCTATCTCGCCTCGCCCACCGAAACCGAGTTCGCGGCCACTCCCATCGACCCCTCCTTTGGCGACCGCATCGAGCGTCCAGCGCCTGCACGAGCCGCACCAGAGTTGCCTCCTGTCTCCGACCGGAAGCGCTCTCGCAGCGACACGGTCACGCGAGCCGAGGTGAAGAGCACAATGGACAAGTACGCGCGGCAGGCGGGAGACAGCACCTACGACAGCGACGCTGAAGCCGACGACGAGTTCGAGCGCTCCGTCTTCAGTTCACCTATCATAGCCGGCCACTTTCACGACGACCAATCCGACCACCCATCCGACTCGGAAGACGCCCAATCTATAGACGGCGAGGACACGCCAACGACGCAGGGCTGGGCCGATAGGGACGGGAGGAGTCCCACGGGGAAGATAACACAATGGACGGAAGAAGAGGCTGCAGACTACATTGCCAGTCTCTCGCCTGCCTTTAAGCAGTATGGTGCGACGTTTGTGGATGAAGGAGTCAATGGCGAGGCACTGATTGCCCTGCATCACGACGAGTTGCGGGAATTGGGTATTGCAAGCGTGGGACACAGACTCACGATACTGAAGGCCGTCTATGAGCAGAAGATGCGGGCAGGGGTCAAGATTGAGGAGGGCGATTATGTTCCGCTCTCCGCGGAAGGGGAGAAGGGCGACTTGACTGCCACCCAGGACGACATTTCACGAATCATCGAATCCATCCGTCTCCGCGACCAGAGGATAATCGCCGCAGAGGCAGAGCTGCGAGCTATGAAACAGGATCTGGACAGGATAGCAGACGAGAACAAGAAGCTAAGAGAGGAAACATTACCGATCATGAGATTGGTGAAAGACCAGCGAACGCCTTTGCCGGACCCGGCAGGTGGGACAATACCTTCGCCACGGGAGGAGAACATGAACTTGAAGCCAGAATCAGTCCAATCGAAGGGCAGTTCGCTGAGCAGGAAGTTCTCCACGAAGAAGCTCTTCCTCAAGAATACGGACAATACGAAACAACCTTCGCCAACACAGTCACATACACCACAACCTAGAGAAGTTCGAGATGATGGCGGCGCCCATCTGGAGGCATCAGCAGCTGCAATGGCTGCGAGCAGTCACTTGACAGCCAGCATGACGAGCCAAGCCAGTCCGAATAGCGTACACGGTCAGCAGATAAGCCCTACCAGTCCGGCATACACTGTACAGCCGCCTGGCTCTGCGGGGCATCCATCGGGCACGGCTGCGAGTCGCTCCTTCCCTCGAGATGGCACATCTTCTCGGCAAGAACGTCATTATGGCCACACGGACGACACAGGCACCGGCTACTCGACGAACAGTCATTACAGCCAAGCCAGTACGGTCGTGGCAGACCAGTCAAGTGCACGCCTTCGGGAACAGGATAGAGCAAGACGGCAAGCTCCAACACCTAGTCCACGAGAGGATGAGCATCCTGGAACTTCACGAGACAGAGACAATCCGCAGGTCGAGATCTTCAAGAGCTTCCGCGTCAGTATAGACGACCCTTGTCGTGTCGTGTTACCGGTG GCATTAAAACGCTACAACATCACCGACGATTGGCGGCAGTATGCCTTATACATCGTGCACGGTGATCAAGAACGCTGTCTCGGTCTCGAAGAGAAGCCTTTACTGCTCTTCAAACAGCTCGACAAAGAAGGACGAAAGCCCATGTTCATGCTTAGACGGCACGCCTCCCCACAAGAAGGCTGGAGCGGAACATCAACAGCGGCGGTGCCAAACCAGGAAGCTGCCAAG CAGCCTGTGCCGGGCGGTGTTCTGTGA